A stretch of the Azospirillum thiophilum genome encodes the following:
- the gcvA gene encoding transcriptional regulator GcvA, with protein sequence MRRLPSLNGLRAFEAAARHGSFTAAAAELHVSQAAVSRMVKLLEERLGFALFDRRANALVLSERGRALQPTLTDSFDAIARRVEQVSAMRAGPVLTVGMGATVAVRWLIPRLSGFHHDHPEIEVRIATGGAGAPMSDDWTCAVLLGDGQWPGYEAERLFSSTMQPVCAPRLAAELREPADLAGATLLHVSHWGQDWPRWLGAAGVPEVASKGLSFGSYAMTLQAAIDGVGVALAPRLYIQDDIAAGRLAVPFGLAVPMAHSWYLVCRASRREDAGFAPFRSWLYAMCGAMCGEAG encoded by the coding sequence ATGCGGCGCCTGCCTTCCCTGAACGGGCTGCGCGCCTTCGAGGCGGCGGCCCGCCATGGCAGCTTCACCGCTGCGGCGGCCGAGCTGCACGTCTCGCAGGCTGCGGTCAGCCGGATGGTGAAGCTGCTGGAAGAGCGGCTGGGATTCGCCCTGTTCGACCGCCGGGCCAACGCGCTGGTGCTGTCCGAGCGCGGCCGGGCCTTGCAACCGACGCTGACCGACAGCTTCGACGCCATAGCCCGGCGGGTGGAGCAGGTGTCGGCGATGCGGGCCGGGCCGGTGCTGACGGTTGGGATGGGGGCGACGGTGGCGGTGCGCTGGCTGATCCCGCGCCTGTCGGGTTTTCATCACGACCATCCCGAGATCGAGGTGCGGATCGCCACCGGCGGGGCGGGCGCACCGATGAGCGACGACTGGACCTGTGCGGTTCTGCTGGGCGACGGCCAATGGCCGGGCTATGAGGCGGAGCGGCTGTTCTCCTCCACCATGCAGCCGGTCTGTGCGCCGCGGCTGGCGGCCGAACTGCGGGAGCCGGCGGATCTGGCTGGCGCGACGCTGCTGCACGTCTCCCACTGGGGCCAGGATTGGCCGCGCTGGCTCGGTGCCGCCGGCGTGCCGGAGGTGGCCTCCAAGGGGCTTTCCTTCGGCAGCTACGCCATGACCCTGCAGGCGGCGATCGACGGTGTCGGGGTGGCTTTGGCACCGCGGCTCTACATCCAGGACGATATCGCCGCCGGCCGTCTGGCCGTCCCCTTCGGGCTGGCGGTTCCCATGGCGCATTCCTGGTATCTGGTCTGCCGTGCCTCGCGCCGCGAGGATGCCGGCTTCGCCCCCTTCCGCAGCTGGCTCTATGCCATGTGTGGGGCCATGTGCGGGGAAGCCGGGTGA
- a CDS encoding MFS transporter — protein MPPTVPPGASPFAGDATHPVLSRTLILLMALACGAVVANIYYAQPLVGLIGPAVGLSPETASLVVTLTQIGYGAGLILLVPLGDLLENRRLVVVTLGSTVAALLVAAVAPTASLFLAAAFLIGVTSVAVQMLVPLAAHMAPEASRGQVVGTVMSGLLLGILLARPVSSLIADSLGWRAVFGLSAVVMVGFAVLLWRVLPQRLPQRPPGGGSGYGALLGSLGRLLVRTPVLQRRTAYQTMMFAAFSLYWTAVPLLLAGTPFHLTQRGIALFALSGAAGALVAPIAGRIADSGWTRPATGFALAMAALSFFVARAGEGSIALLVLAGLLLDMGVQMNMVLGQRAIYSLGAETRSRMNAIYMAIFFLGGAAGSALAGYAFAVGGWEPVTWIGFAFPALGLLFYLTEFRGRHPA, from the coding sequence ATGCCGCCCACCGTACCCCCCGGTGCTTCCCCTTTCGCCGGGGACGCCACGCACCCGGTCCTGTCCCGCACGCTGATCCTGCTGATGGCGCTGGCCTGCGGGGCGGTGGTCGCCAACATCTATTACGCGCAGCCGCTGGTCGGGCTGATCGGCCCGGCGGTCGGCCTGTCGCCGGAGACCGCCAGCCTGGTCGTCACACTGACCCAGATCGGCTATGGCGCCGGACTGATCCTGCTGGTGCCGCTGGGCGATCTGCTGGAGAACCGGCGGCTGGTGGTCGTCACCCTCGGCAGCACGGTGGCGGCGCTGCTGGTGGCCGCCGTCGCTCCCACCGCATCCCTGTTCCTGGCCGCGGCCTTCCTGATCGGCGTCACGTCGGTCGCCGTGCAGATGCTGGTGCCGCTCGCCGCCCACATGGCGCCGGAGGCGTCGCGCGGGCAGGTGGTCGGTACGGTCATGAGCGGCCTGCTGCTGGGCATCCTGCTGGCCCGGCCGGTGTCGAGCCTGATCGCCGACAGCCTTGGCTGGCGTGCGGTGTTCGGCCTGTCGGCGGTGGTGATGGTCGGCTTTGCGGTCCTGCTGTGGCGGGTGCTGCCGCAGCGTCTGCCCCAGCGGCCGCCGGGGGGCGGATCCGGCTATGGCGCCCTGCTGGGATCGCTCGGGCGGCTGCTGGTGCGCACGCCGGTGCTCCAGCGCCGCACTGCCTACCAGACCATGATGTTCGCGGCCTTCAGCCTCTACTGGACCGCCGTGCCGCTGCTGCTGGCCGGTACGCCCTTCCACCTGACCCAGCGGGGTATCGCGTTGTTCGCCCTGTCGGGAGCGGCGGGCGCGCTGGTGGCGCCCATCGCCGGGCGGATCGCCGACAGTGGCTGGACCCGGCCCGCCACCGGGTTCGCGCTGGCGATGGCGGCTCTGTCCTTCTTCGTCGCGCGCGCCGGGGAGGGCTCGATCGCCCTGCTGGTTCTGGCCGGGCTGCTGTTGGACATGGGCGTGCAGATGAACATGGTGCTGGGGCAGCGGGCCATCTATTCGCTGGGGGCGGAGACTCGCAGCCGGATGAACGCCATCTATATGGCGATCTTCTTCCTGGGCGGTGCGGCGGGCTCGGCGCTTGCCGGCTATGCCTTCGCCGTCGGCGGATGGGAACCGGTGACCTGGATCGGCTTCGCCTTTCCGGCGCTGGGCCTGCTGTTCTACCTGACC